A genomic window from Prunus persica cultivar Lovell chromosome G2, Prunus_persica_NCBIv2, whole genome shotgun sequence includes:
- the LOC109947304 gene encoding uncharacterized protein LOC109947304, which produces MSESDQEQSSPEPLSPRTAVVRAGLRRNYSSSKAESKSYESEGSSKMAEILNNNNNVEGGGALVVQPRKPLREFSIPKVTDQPSCIVYPQLTVDRFELRSGMIHLLPNYYGNTTKDPYMHIKQFFEICATIKIQGLDDEQIKMRLFPFNLKDKTKSWLYSLPNASIHTWEELSNKFLQKFFPAQKTNKIRKEILGFTQKEGEAFHECWERYKEMISSCLHHNIESWMQMQSFYEGLLNSERMMVDATSGEGLMNKTADEAFTLFESLSANSQQWNHNKGRGAPMKAVVSKVSTNNEIAAKLDVMCSLLQQAVTGPLGNKVEVQDQSFAEHMLEQANALQARNPNNDPYTNTYNSGWRNHPNFQWNNNPNVQQYQGPPPGFQTQQRQFQQTPQQVQEQRSDQMGELQDMFKKFMGQQMQTNQNLQNAVNKLEV; this is translated from the coding sequence ATGTCCGAATCTGACCAGGAGCAAAGTTCACCTGAGCCACTTTCACCAAGAACCGCTGTTGTACGTGCTGGTTTGAGGAGGAATTATAGTTCTTCAAAAGCTGAATCTAAAAGTTACGAATCTGAAGGTTCAAGCAAGATGGCAGAGATTctgaacaacaacaacaatgttGAAGGAGGTGGTGCACTTGTTGTCCAACCTCGAAAACCCCTGCGTGAGTTTTCCATTCCCAAAGTCACCGATCAACCTTCGTGCATCGTCTATCCTCAACTCACAGTTGACAGGTTTGAGCTTCGAAGTGGTatgattcatcttcttccaaattattatGGTAATACCACTAAGGATCCTTACATGCATATTAAGCAATTCTTTGAAATATGTGCTACAATCAAAATTCAAGGCCTTGATGATGAGCAGATTAAGATGAGGCTATTCCCATTcaatttaaaagataaaactaAGTCTTGGTTATACTCTTTGCCTAATGCTTCAATTCATACTTGGGAAGAGCTTTCTAATAAGTTTTTGCAGAAATTCTTTCCGGCTCAAAAGACTAATAAGATTAGAAAGGAAATTCTTGGTTTCACacaaaaagaaggagaagcttttcatgaatgttgggagagGTACAAGGAGATGATAAGTTCTTGCCTACACCACAACATAGAGAGTTGGATGCAAATGCAATCTTTCTATGAAGGTTTGCTTAATTCCGAAAGGATGATGGTAGATGCAACAAGTGGAGAAGGACTGATGAACAAAACAGCAGATGAGGCTTTTACTCTCTTTGAATCCTTGAGTGCTAACTCTCAACAATGGAACCACAATAAAGGAAGAGGAGCTCCTATGAAAGCTGTGGTCTCTAAGGTAAGTACTAATAATGAGATTGCTGCAAAACTTGATGTTATGTGTTCTTTGCTCCAACAGGCAGTGACTGGCCCTCTAGGAAACAAAGTGGAAGTTCAAGACCAATCTTTTGCAGAGCACATGCTAGAACAAGCAAATGCCCTTCAAGCAAGGAATCCTAATAATGATCCTTACACAAACACGTACAATTCGGGATGGAGAAATCATCCTAATTTCCAGTGGAACAACAATCCAAATGTGCAACAATATCAAGGACCTCCCCCAGGATTCCAAACACAACAAAGGCAATTCCAGCAAACTCCCCAACAAGTGCAAGAGCAAAGGAGTGATCAAATGGGAGAATTGCAAGACATGTTCAAGAAGTTCATGGGGCAACAGATGCAAACCAATCAGAATCTTCAAAATGCAGTGAACAAACTAGAAGTGTAA